The DNA segment TGAAAGTCCCTGGTCTTTCCAACATCTGGGTGCCCCCGATCCGCAATCGCATCGATATGCTCGCCACCGGCATCAAGAGTCCCGTCGGCGTCAAGATCGCCGGAACGGACTTGAAGGAGCTCGATCGCCTCGCAGCCGAGGTCGAGCGGGTCGTGAAGAATGTGCCCGGCGTAACGTCGGCTTTCGCCGAGCGCCTGATCGGCGGACGCTACATCGATGTGAAGATCGACCGCGACCGGGCGTCGCGCTACGGCCTCAACATCGCCGACGTGCAAAGCATCGTCTCGGCGGCGATCGGTGGCGACAACATCGGCGAGACCGTCGAAGGGCTGCAGCGCTTTCCCATCAACCTTCGTTACCCGCGCGAGATCCGGGACTCGGTCGCGGAGATTCGCAATCTGCCGGTGCTCACAGAGCGCGGCGCCCAGATTCGGCTCGGTGATGTCGCCACCATCCGGATCACCGACGGACCGCCCATGCTCAAGAGCGAGAACGCCCGCCTTTCGGGCTGGGTATATGTCGATCTTCACGGGCGTGATCTGAGCTCGGCCGTCCGGGATATGCAAGCAGCCGTCGCGAAGGAAGTGAAGCTGCCGGCGGGCTACTCACTCTCCTGGTCGGGTCAGTTCGAGTTTCTGGAACGAGCGACGCAAAGGATGAAAGTGGTCGTTCCGGCGACCCTGCTCATCATTTTCGTTCTGCTTTATATGACCTTCGCGCGCTTCTCCGATGCAGCGTTGATCATGGTGACGTTGCCGTTCGCGCTGGTCGGCGGGTTCTGGCTGATGTACCTGCTGGGCTATCACATGTCGGTCGCCTCGGCAGTGGGCTTCATTGCGCTCGGTGGCGTGGCGGCAGAGTTCGGCGTGATCATGCTGCTCTACCTCAAGCAGGCGCTGGAGAAGCATGGCGACGAGGGCGAACCCTACACTTCGCAGCTGGTCACACGTGCGATCGTCGAAGGCGCGGTCCTGCGCGTGCGACCCAAAGCAATGACCGTGGCGGTGATCATCGCGGGGCTGCTTCCCATCATGTGGGGCTCCGGAACCGGCTCCGAGATCATGCAGCGTATTGCCGCGCCCATGGTCGGAGGCATGATCACTGCGCCGCTGCTGTCCATGTTCGTCATTCCGGCCGCCTATCTATTGATGCGAAAGTCTCGCGACAAGCCCCAAGGCAGGTCGGTATAGGCACCTTCGGTTTTTCAACTCGCTGTTTTGCCACAGGAGCAACGCCATGAAGATTCTTGTCTGTACAACGATTCTCGCGCTCACCCTTCCCGCTACCACTCTCGCCCAGGAAATGAAGAGTATGGATAGTATGGATATGACGGGCATGGAGCAGCAGGCAGGCAAGGGCAATACCGTCCACAAGGCGGTTGGAGTGGTGAAGAAAGTCGATGCCAAGGCAGGCAAGGTCACGCTTGCTCACGATCCGGTGAAGACAATGAATTGGCCCGCTATGACGATGGCTTTTGCGGTCCAGGACAAGACCATGCTCAACAACCTCCGTGAAGGCCAGAAGGTCGAGTTCGAGTTCGACCAGCGCGGCAAGGAGAGTGTGATCACGAGCGTCAAGTAATGCCAATCGCGCATGCCGGCGCAGTGGCTCTGCATGCGACTCAGCCGGCGGAGTCAGCCATACTCACTCGTGTGCGATCAACAGGCGCGGCCGGCAATGTTTGCGGGCTTTTTGCCCCGATGCGCCCCGGAACGCCCCCCATGTCATGCTTGCCCGCTGCGCGCACTGCCGCGGCCTTACTGTTCGACCTCGAGGACCCAACAACGGCTGCACTGTCGAGCGCGGTCGGAATTCCCTTTTCTGCCACGTCGGGGAGGATCCGCGATCTGATGCGTTGACGAGCGCGAGATGTGCACGTGAAAGTGGTGATTCAGCCAGTCTACAAAGAATTCCTGGCTGCTTACGACCCATAACAACCTACGCGACGGCTTTCCCGCCCCCGTATGCGGTATATACATGATCGAACAGCCCGGCTGTTGCGAGGGCCAATTCACCATCATGCGTGCCGCTTTCACGCATGCCCTTCAGGACCAGCTCCAGCCCCTTGGCGTCCTCGATGGGGATGCCGCCGACATCGAGAAAATGAACGATCGCCGCAATTTGACCGAGCGCCAGGTCGTCCTCGAGCCCAAAGCTCGACAGCAGGACCTCGAACGTCACTCGGTTGCCGATGTGAGTAAAGTCCGCGCCGTCGAAATCGAAGCCAACGGCGCCTTTCGGACGCTCCTTCGGGCGTTCGATCCATTTAAAACGCGCTTTCGGGTCGATGAAGCGGCGAATTAGCCAGGCGCTCGCCAGTCGGTCTACCCAGGGATTCTTGCGGGTGACCCAGACGCGATTGCGGAACCTTGTCGGATCCAGTCGGCGCACGGTTCCTAGCGCCGCACGGGGTTCGCCGTCCGTATACAGCCGTTGTCTCTCGCGATCGAGTGTTTCCAGCGCGTCCTTCGCCTGGAGGTTGGCTTGGCCGGGGTAAAAGTCGATTGCAGCCAGCTCTTCAAACGCCTGGTGTAGGCGCTGCGCTAGCGTCTCGGCCTTCCGCTTGCCTAGGCGGCGCAAACTCGTTCTGGCAGCCCCGATGCGTCCGACGAGCACACCGTATTCCTCGCTGCGATCGAATAGCTTGCGTACGTCATCTATTTGAGCAACCGACTTGACGTTCAATTCTGCAGTCATCGCGAACCCGCCGGCTGCTCTCACTGATGACTCCACTTCCGCAAGTGCGGCCGCCTGTGGCGCAGTGGCAGGCAGGACGTATACGCCGTCACGAAGGACGCTACATCCCGTCTCCTTCAATGCCCGCCACAG comes from the Betaproteobacteria bacterium genome and includes:
- a CDS encoding CusA/CzcA family heavy metal efflux RND transporter; the encoded protein is APLEMFETTIQFKPRAEWRAGMTPEKLVEELDRIVKVPGLSNIWVPPIRNRIDMLATGIKSPVGVKIAGTDLKELDRLAAEVERVVKNVPGVTSAFAERLIGGRYIDVKIDRDRASRYGLNIADVQSIVSAAIGGDNIGETVEGLQRFPINLRYPREIRDSVAEIRNLPVLTERGAQIRLGDVATIRITDGPPMLKSENARLSGWVYVDLHGRDLSSAVRDMQAAVAKEVKLPAGYSLSWSGQFEFLERATQRMKVVVPATLLIIFVLLYMTFARFSDAALIMVTLPFALVGGFWLMYLLGYHMSVASAVGFIALGGVAAEFGVIMLLYLKQALEKHGDEGEPYTSQLVTRAIVEGAVLRVRPKAMTVAVIIAGLLPIMWGSGTGSEIMQRIAAPMVGGMITAPLLSMFVIPAAYLLMRKSRDKPQGRSV
- a CDS encoding chromate resistance protein, which produces MFIALMISLPTGNSTLRMRLWRALKETGCSVLRDGVYVLPATAPQAAALAEVESSVRAAGGFAMTAELNVKSVAQIDDVRKLFDRSEEYGVLVGRIGAARTSLRRLGKRKAETLAQRLHQAFEELAAIDFYPGQANLQAKDALETLDRERQRLYTDGEPRAALGTVRRLDPTRFRNRVWVTRKNPWVDRLASAWLIRRFIDPKARFKWIERPKERPKGAVGFDFDGADFTHIGNRVTFEVLLSSFGLEDDLALGQIAAIVHFLDVGGIPIEDAKGLELVLKGMRESGTHDGELALATAGLFDHVYTAYGGGKAVA
- a CDS encoding copper-binding protein is translated as MKILVCTTILALTLPATTLAQEMKSMDSMDMTGMEQQAGKGNTVHKAVGVVKKVDAKAGKVTLAHDPVKTMNWPAMTMAFAVQDKTMLNNLREGQKVEFEFDQRGKESVITSVK